A stretch of Vannielia litorea DNA encodes these proteins:
- a CDS encoding sensor histidine kinase produces the protein MVDLPEFPASEPEDHAAELGRRERLAELEETGLMDSVPEEVYDRAVRLARQITGAPVGLLSLVDNRRQFFKAQSGLADAGVADRETPLSHSFCQYVVSSRTSLAVVDARTHPLLAGNGAVGELGVIAYLGVPVRGPGGEVLGSFCAIDSEAHEWSESQLKALEDIAGIVESEIKLHQALAERQLLVEELNHRVKNLFTVVSGMVRLSHSNGEAQVELEARLQALANAHNLLAPLIQAGKPVGDRIALSELLETLLTPYGQDHIARIEGPNVVLGPRASTSLSLALHELATNAAKYGALAVADGRLAVQWWVEGNSLVMDWREAGRASEPTGTATGFGTRLISVAIEGQLDGTLETDLRPAGMTRRITISRERLAE, from the coding sequence ATGGTGGACCTGCCAGAGTTTCCCGCTTCCGAGCCGGAGGACCACGCCGCCGAACTGGGGCGGCGCGAGCGGCTCGCGGAGTTGGAAGAAACCGGCCTGATGGACAGCGTGCCGGAGGAGGTTTACGACCGCGCCGTGCGCCTCGCGCGCCAGATAACCGGTGCCCCGGTCGGGCTGTTGTCGCTGGTCGACAACCGGCGGCAGTTCTTCAAGGCGCAGTCCGGGCTCGCTGACGCCGGCGTCGCCGACCGCGAGACCCCGCTGAGCCATTCCTTCTGCCAGTATGTGGTGTCGTCGCGCACATCCCTCGCGGTAGTCGACGCCCGCACCCACCCGCTGCTTGCCGGCAACGGCGCGGTGGGCGAGCTGGGGGTGATCGCCTATCTCGGCGTGCCGGTCCGCGGGCCGGGCGGCGAGGTTCTGGGCTCGTTCTGCGCCATCGACAGCGAGGCGCACGAATGGTCGGAAAGTCAGCTCAAGGCGCTGGAGGACATTGCCGGCATCGTCGAGAGCGAGATCAAGCTGCATCAGGCCCTCGCCGAGCGTCAGCTGTTGGTGGAGGAGTTGAACCACAGGGTGAAGAACCTCTTCACCGTGGTCAGCGGCATGGTGCGCCTCAGCCACTCCAACGGCGAGGCGCAGGTTGAACTCGAAGCGCGGCTGCAGGCGCTGGCCAACGCGCACAACCTCCTGGCTCCGCTGATCCAGGCCGGCAAGCCGGTGGGCGACCGCATTGCCTTGTCGGAACTGCTCGAAACCCTGCTCACCCCCTATGGACAGGATCACATCGCCCGAATCGAGGGGCCCAACGTGGTGCTGGGCCCGCGAGCCAGCACGTCGCTCTCTCTCGCGCTGCATGAGTTGGCCACCAACGCCGCCAAATACGGGGCCCTCGCTGTCGCCGATGGCCGCCTTGCAGTGCAATGGTGGGTGGAGGGAAACTCCCTCGTCATGGACTGGCGGGAAGCGGGGCGGGCCTCCGAGCCCACGGGAACGGCCACGGGCTTTGGCACCCGGCTTATCAGCGTGGCCATCGAAGGGCAGCTCGACGGAACCCTCGAAACCGATCTTCGCCCCGCGGGCATGACCCGCCGGATTACCATTTCGAGGGAGCGTCTGGCCGAATAG
- a CDS encoding DUF5665 domain-containing protein → MSDPDPHLTKPAPVHVAVEAEADHDATRNDLKREIVALREEVSKLNNHKFLRVYAQFWRLIGFQLLRGMAFGLGSVVGATILVSVVAYLLSQIDFIPILAEWAAELDVEFDEEKTEAEVEQQVEEQLPAPEGGGVSPPENAPQTEPGEIPPANAD, encoded by the coding sequence ATGAGCGACCCCGATCCACACCTCACCAAGCCCGCCCCTGTCCATGTGGCCGTGGAAGCCGAGGCTGATCACGATGCCACGCGCAACGACCTGAAGCGCGAGATCGTCGCGCTGCGCGAGGAGGTTTCCAAGCTCAACAACCACAAGTTCCTGCGGGTCTATGCGCAATTCTGGCGACTCATCGGGTTTCAGCTCTTGCGCGGTATGGCCTTTGGCCTGGGTTCGGTGGTCGGGGCCACGATCCTTGTTTCCGTCGTGGCCTACCTGCTGAGCCAGATCGACTTCATCCCGATCCTCGCCGAATGGGCTGCAGAGCTCGATGTGGAGTTCGACGAGGAGAAGACCGAGGCCGAAGTGGAACAGCAGGTCGAGGAGCAGCTTCCCGCGCCGGAGGGCGGCGGCGTGAGCCCGCCGGAGAACGCGCCGCAAACCGAGCCCGGCGAGATCCCCCCCGCCAACGCCGACTGA
- a CDS encoding calcium-binding protein, which translates to MGAVLVGSAVIGVMGGDEDIEEDAIGEEESGDSSGGETIGTSILDPTHDDPEIGELDLTEPGATGTQIGTDEDDLIEGSTGDDILQGYGGSDEIHGDDGDDTALGSDGDDALSGGPGDDRLFGEEGNDFLDGGEGDDELWGASGNDMLLGRAGDDRLTGGDGADSLDGGAGHDQLEGGLGDDELAGGPGSDNLQGGAGNDTLIGADDLDVDWLNGGDGNDVLVLGDGDIATGGAGADIFALGRDLIEETVAEIMDFDADEDGLALLWDDTAGSGAPEITLSETDSNLMEVYADGELIGVVHGGGTLTAADIQLVPMSAAASM; encoded by the coding sequence ATGGGTGCGGTCCTTGTCGGCTCCGCCGTTATCGGCGTGATGGGCGGCGACGAGGACATCGAAGAAGATGCCATCGGTGAGGAAGAGAGCGGCGACAGCTCCGGCGGTGAGACCATCGGCACGTCGATTCTCGACCCCACGCACGACGACCCCGAGATCGGCGAGTTGGACCTGACCGAACCGGGTGCAACCGGCACACAGATCGGAACCGATGAAGACGACCTGATAGAGGGCAGCACGGGGGACGACATCCTGCAGGGCTATGGCGGCAGTGACGAGATCCACGGAGACGATGGCGATGACACGGCCCTGGGCAGCGACGGTGACGATGCGCTCTCCGGCGGGCCAGGCGACGACAGGCTGTTCGGCGAGGAGGGGAACGACTTTCTGGATGGCGGCGAGGGTGACGACGAGCTCTGGGGAGCCTCTGGCAACGACATGCTCCTGGGCCGTGCAGGCGACGACCGCCTGACCGGCGGCGACGGGGCCGACAGTCTGGACGGAGGTGCAGGCCACGACCAGCTGGAGGGCGGGCTCGGCGACGATGAGTTGGCCGGCGGGCCGGGCAGCGACAACCTCCAGGGTGGCGCGGGCAACGATACTTTGATCGGCGCGGATGATCTGGATGTCGACTGGCTCAACGGAGGCGACGGCAACGATGTGCTCGTGCTCGGCGACGGAGATATCGCCACGGGTGGAGCCGGTGCCGACATCTTCGCGCTCGGGCGCGATCTCATCGAGGAGACCGTGGCGGAGATCATGGATTTCGACGCCGACGAGGACGGGCTCGCCCTGCTCTGGGACGATACGGCAGGCAGTGGCGCGCCGGAGATCACCTTGAGCGAAACCGACAGCAACCTGATGGAAGTCTACGCCGATGGCGAGTTGATCGGCGTTGTTCACGGTGGCGGCACCCTGACAGCCGCCGACATCCAGCTGGTCCCGATGTCCGCAGCCGCCTCGATGTGA
- a CDS encoding sterol desaturase family protein, giving the protein MIAALRILILMGGLHRLFPFWLVGLGLMLFDFQYWMLAAVGYGVVIQWFNEYLIHRFIYHREPPTAQSPFNKLYRSHIGHHEFPQDEEFFTGDDHWFPLRFAAGSFAAHLVVLWPLVGLWPALEFACVALFVGSASAFAFYEYCHTLAHLNVPKGRFGQWVTREHMAHHYQDHHATFHVTAGMAWIDRLFGTGHDPAKARERYDRRTMMSIGMDPEDLRLVTARKAYGLAKPPRHIA; this is encoded by the coding sequence ATGATTGCTGCGCTGCGCATCCTCATCCTCATGGGCGGGCTGCACCGGCTGTTTCCGTTCTGGCTGGTCGGGCTGGGGCTGATGCTGTTCGATTTCCAGTACTGGATGCTCGCCGCCGTGGGCTACGGCGTGGTGATCCAGTGGTTCAACGAGTACCTGATCCACCGCTTCATCTATCACCGCGAACCTCCCACGGCGCAAAGCCCGTTCAACAAGCTCTACCGAAGCCACATCGGGCACCACGAGTTTCCGCAGGACGAGGAGTTCTTCACCGGAGACGATCACTGGTTTCCGCTGCGCTTTGCTGCCGGCTCGTTCGCGGCCCATCTCGTGGTGCTCTGGCCTCTGGTCGGCCTCTGGCCCGCGCTGGAGTTTGCCTGCGTCGCGCTCTTCGTCGGATCCGCCTCGGCCTTCGCGTTCTACGAGTATTGCCACACGCTGGCCCACCTCAACGTGCCGAAAGGGCGGTTCGGCCAATGGGTCACGCGCGAGCACATGGCGCACCATTACCAGGACCATCACGCCACGTTTCACGTGACCGCCGGCATGGCATGGATCGACAGGCTCTTTGGCACCGGCCACGACCCGGCGAAAGCGCGCGAACGCTATGACCGGCGGACCATGATGAGCATCGGAATGGACCCGGAAGACCTGCGCCTCGTCACCGCCCGCAAGGCCTACGGACTTGCCAAACCTCCGCGCCACATCGCCTGA
- a CDS encoding DUF1643 domain-containing protein has protein sequence MITRTHTKGDAPSIAVYSDCECYRYLLTRTWDPAGERALFIMLNPSTATEVQNDPTVERCERRARTLGFGSFRVTNIFAWRDTDPKAMRAAPEPIGPENDAAILESCDWADRIICAWGSHGAHLDRGHAVEALLREGGWPLFHLGLTKHGQPKHPLYIGYAEQPRPWLSSGASA, from the coding sequence GTGATCACCCGGACCCACACCAAGGGCGATGCGCCCTCCATTGCCGTCTATTCCGACTGCGAGTGCTACCGCTACCTGCTCACCCGCACCTGGGACCCTGCAGGTGAAAGGGCGCTTTTCATCATGCTGAACCCCTCCACCGCGACCGAGGTTCAGAACGACCCCACCGTGGAGCGCTGCGAGCGCCGCGCGCGCACTTTGGGGTTCGGCAGCTTTCGGGTGACCAATATCTTTGCCTGGCGCGACACCGACCCCAAAGCCATGCGCGCCGCACCTGAGCCGATCGGGCCGGAGAACGATGCGGCGATCCTCGAGAGTTGTGACTGGGCCGACCGGATCATCTGTGCCTGGGGCAGCCATGGCGCGCATCTCGACCGGGGCCATGCGGTGGAGGCCCTGCTGCGGGAGGGTGGCTGGCCCTTGTTCCATCTCGGGCTCACCAAGCACGGCCAGCCAAAGCACCCTCTCTACATCGGCTACGCCGAGCAGCCGCGGCCCTGGCTCAGCTCTGGGGCTTCGGCCTGA
- the rpsO gene encoding 30S ribosomal protein S15 has product MSITAEDKARVIKEYGTKDGDTGSPEVQVAILSSRISTLTEHFKTHKKDNHGRRGLLKLVAQRRKLLDYLKNKNEDRYKDLIGKLGIRR; this is encoded by the coding sequence ATGTCGATCACTGCTGAAGACAAGGCCCGCGTCATCAAGGAATACGGCACCAAGGACGGCGACACCGGTTCGCCCGAAGTTCAGGTTGCCATCCTGAGCTCGCGGATCTCCACGCTCACCGAGCACTTCAAGACCCACAAGAAGGACAACCACGGCCGCCGTGGCCTTCTCAAGCTCGTGGCTCAGCGCCGCAAGCTGCTGGACTACCTGAAGAACAAGAACGAGGACCGCTACAAGGACCTCATCGGCAAGCTCGGCATCCGCCGCTGA
- the truB gene encoding tRNA pseudouridine(55) synthase TruB gives MARRKGRDISGWIILDKPAGPTSTACVNKLRWALQAKKAGHAGTLDPAATGLLAIAFGEATKCVPYVMDAEKCYRFTVRLGAATNTDDAEGEVTETSDARPSDDEIRAALAGFTGEIMQVPPRYSAVKIDGERAYALARDGEDFEVDARPLWVESLELLARPDADTAELRMVCGKGGYVRSVARDLGATLGCLGHVVTLRREWSGPFDLENAVTLEHVEALARTPELDALLLPLEAGLSDLPRVTVNEAAATRITHGNPAPVVSSEAEFGDECWAAHKGQAIALGRYLGGEFHPARVLNR, from the coding sequence ATGGCCCGCCGCAAGGGACGTGACATTTCCGGCTGGATCATCCTCGACAAGCCCGCGGGGCCAACCAGCACCGCCTGTGTGAACAAGCTGCGCTGGGCCCTGCAGGCCAAGAAGGCCGGTCACGCGGGCACGCTCGACCCGGCCGCCACCGGGCTGCTCGCCATCGCCTTCGGCGAGGCCACCAAATGCGTGCCCTACGTGATGGATGCCGAGAAATGCTACCGCTTCACGGTGCGCCTCGGGGCGGCAACCAACACCGATGACGCGGAGGGCGAAGTGACCGAGACCTCCGACGCGAGGCCCTCCGATGACGAGATCCGCGCAGCACTGGCAGGTTTCACCGGCGAAATCATGCAGGTGCCGCCCAGATATTCGGCCGTCAAGATCGACGGCGAGCGCGCCTATGCGCTGGCCCGCGACGGCGAGGATTTCGAGGTCGATGCCCGGCCGCTCTGGGTGGAGAGCCTCGAGCTTCTCGCCCGCCCCGACGCCGACACGGCCGAACTGCGGATGGTCTGCGGCAAGGGGGGCTACGTGCGCTCCGTCGCCCGGGACCTGGGGGCAACCCTGGGGTGCCTTGGCCATGTTGTCACGCTGCGGCGCGAGTGGTCCGGCCCCTTCGACCTCGAGAACGCCGTGACGCTGGAGCACGTCGAGGCGCTGGCCCGCACGCCGGAGCTGGACGCCCTGCTGCTGCCGCTCGAGGCCGGCCTCAGCGACCTGCCCCGCGTCACCGTGAACGAGGCCGCCGCCACCCGCATCACCCACGGCAACCCGGCGCCGGTTGTCTCCTCCGAAGCGGAGTTCGGCGATGAATGCTGGGCGGCGCACAAGGGCCAGGCCATCGCGCTCGGGCGCTACTTGGGCGGCGAGTTTCACCCGGCGCGGGTGTTGAACCGGTGA